One Dermacentor silvarum isolate Dsil-2018 chromosome 10, BIME_Dsil_1.4, whole genome shotgun sequence genomic window carries:
- the LOC119431066 gene encoding gastrula zinc finger protein XlCGF26.1-like isoform X5: protein MYTGEMPFDCPLCPQSFSRKSSLNRHLDTHTGQRPFQCPSCPQSFSVKSTLKNHVRIHKGERPFQCPACPQSFSNRSTLKNHVRTYTGKRPFQCPSCPQSCLQKSTLKKHVLIHTGERPFQCPACPQSFLDKSTLRRHVHIHTGEKPFHCPQCPQSFSRMSILKDHLRTHTGERPFQCPSCPQRFSHKFVLKNHVRIHTGERPFQCPSCPHSFSQKSHLDKHLRTHTGERPFRCALCPQDFSHKYALKNHVRTHTGERPFQCPSCPQSFSLKFTLKNHVRTHTGERPFQCALCPQSFTDKSALKSHVRTHTNERPFQCLSCPRSFSRKSTLKNHQRIHTCKR from the exons ATGTACACAGGCGAGATGCCATTTGATTGTCCgttatgccctcagagcttctcacgaaaGAGTTCTCTAAACCGACACCTGGACACCCACACAGGccagaggccatttcagtgcccttcatgccctcagagcttctcagtGAAGTCTACCCTGAAGAATCATGTGCGCATCCACaaaggcgagaggccatttcaatgccctgcATGTCCTCAGAGCTTCTCAAATAGGTCCACACTGAAAAATCATGTGCGCACCTACACAGGCAAGAGGccgtttcagtgcccttcatgccctcaaagcTGTTTGCAGAAGTCTACTCTGAAGAAACATGTGCTCATCCACACAggtgagaggccatttcagtgccctgcatgTCCTCAGAGCTTCTTGGACAAGTCCACACTAAGAAGGCATGTGCacatccacacaggcgagaagccatttcattGCCCTCAATgtcctcagagcttctcacgCATGTCTATACTGAAGgatcacctgcgcacccacacaggtgagaggccatttcagtgtcCTTCGTGCCCTCAGAGGTTCTCGCACAAGTTTGTACTTAAGAATCACGTGCGCATCCACACAGGTGagaggccatttcaatgcccttcgtGCCCTCATAGCTTCTCACAAAAGAGTCATCTGGAcaaacacctgcgcacccacacaggcgagaggccatttcgcTGTGCTTTGTGCCCTCAGGATTTCTCACACAAATATGCATTGAAGAATCatgtgcgcacccacacaggtgagaggccatttcagtgcccttcatgccctcagagcttctcacttAAGTTTACCCTGAAGAATCatgtgcgcacccacacag gtgagaggccatttcagtgtgctttgtgccctcagagcttcaCAGACAAGTCTGCATTGAAGAGTCATGTGCGCACCCACACAAACGAGAGACCATTTCAGTGCCTTtcatgccctcggagcttctcacGCAAGTCCACACTGAAGAATCACCAGCGCATCCACACATGCAAGAGATGA
- the LOC119431066 gene encoding oocyte zinc finger protein XlCOF6-like isoform X6, translating to MYTGEMPFDCPLCPQSFSRKSSLNRHLDTHTGQRPFQCPSCPQSFSVKSTLKNHVRIHKGERPFQCPACPQSFSNRSTLKNHVRTYTGKRPFQCPSCPQSCLQKSTLKKHVLIHTGERPFQCPACPQSFLDKSTLRRHVHIHTGEKPFHCPQCPQSFSRMSILKDHLRTHTGERPFQCPSCPQRFSHKFVLKNHVRIHTGERPFQCPACPHSCSRKSNLHQHLRTHTGERPFQCALCPQSFTDKSALKSHVRTHTNERPFQCLSCPRSFSRKSTLKNHQRIHTCKR from the exons ATGTACACAGGCGAGATGCCATTTGATTGTCCgttatgccctcagagcttctcacgaaaGAGTTCTCTAAACCGACACCTGGACACCCACACAGGccagaggccatttcagtgcccttcatgccctcagagcttctcagtGAAGTCTACCCTGAAGAATCATGTGCGCATCCACaaaggcgagaggccatttcaatgccctgcATGTCCTCAGAGCTTCTCAAATAGGTCCACACTGAAAAATCATGTGCGCACCTACACAGGCAAGAGGccgtttcagtgcccttcatgccctcaaagcTGTTTGCAGAAGTCTACTCTGAAGAAACATGTGCTCATCCACACAggtgagaggccatttcagtgccctgcatgTCCTCAGAGCTTCTTGGACAAGTCCACACTAAGAAGGCATGTGCacatccacacaggcgagaagccatttcattGCCCTCAATgtcctcagagcttctcacgCATGTCTATACTGAAGgatcacctgcgcacccacacaggtgagaggccatttcagtgtcCTTCGTGCCCTCAGAGGTTCTCGCACAAGTTTGTACTTAAGAATCACGTGCGCATCCACACAG gcgagaggccatttcagtgccctgcatgccctCATAGCTGCTCACGAAAAAGTAATCTGCACCAACACCTGCGtacccacacaggtgagaggccatttcagtgtgctttgtgccctcagagcttcaCAGACAAGTCTGCATTGAAGAGTCATGTGCGCACCCACACAAACGAGAGACCATTTCAGTGCCTTtcatgccctcggagcttctcacGCAAGTCCACACTGAAGAATCACCAGCGCATCCACACATGCAAGAGATGA
- the LOC119431066 gene encoding oocyte zinc finger protein XlCOF6-like isoform X2: MYTGEMPFDCPLCPQSFSRKSSLNRHLDTHTGQRPFQCPSCPQSFSVKSTLKNHVRIHKGERPFQCPACPQSFSNRSTLKNHVRTYTGKRPFQCPSCPQSCLQKSTLKKHVLIHTGERPFQCPACPQSFLDKSTLRRHVHIHTGEKPFHCPQCPQSFSRMSILKDHLRTHTGERPFQCPSCPHSFSQKSHLDKHLRTHTGERPFRCALCPQDFSHKYALKNHVRTHTGERPFQCPSCPQSFSLKFTLKNHVRTHTGERPFQCPSCPQSFSRKSILKNHLRTHTGERPFQCPACPHSCSRKSNLHQHLRTHTGERPFQCALCPQSFTDKSALKSHVRTHTNERPFQCLSCPRSFSRKSTLKNHQRIHTCKR, translated from the exons ATGTACACAGGCGAGATGCCATTTGATTGTCCgttatgccctcagagcttctcacgaaaGAGTTCTCTAAACCGACACCTGGACACCCACACAGGccagaggccatttcagtgcccttcatgccctcagagcttctcagtGAAGTCTACCCTGAAGAATCATGTGCGCATCCACaaaggcgagaggccatttcaatgccctgcATGTCCTCAGAGCTTCTCAAATAGGTCCACACTGAAAAATCATGTGCGCACCTACACAGGCAAGAGGccgtttcagtgcccttcatgccctcaaagcTGTTTGCAGAAGTCTACTCTGAAGAAACATGTGCTCATCCACACAggtgagaggccatttcagtgccctgcatgTCCTCAGAGCTTCTTGGACAAGTCCACACTAAGAAGGCATGTGCacatccacacaggcgagaagccatttcattGCCCTCAATgtcctcagagcttctcacgCATGTCTATACTGAAGgatcacctgcgcacccacacag GTGagaggccatttcaatgcccttcgtGCCCTCATAGCTTCTCACAAAAGAGTCATCTGGAcaaacacctgcgcacccacacaggcgagaggccatttcgcTGTGCTTTGTGCCCTCAGGATTTCTCACACAAATATGCATTGAAGAATCatgtgcgcacccacacaggtgagaggccatttcagtgcccttcatgccctcagagcttctcacttAAGTTTACCCTGAAGAATCatgtgcgcacccacacaggtgagaggccatttcaatgcccttcatgccctcagagcttctcacgtAAGTCTATACTGAAGAatcacctgcgcacccacacaggcgagaggccatttcagtgccctgcatgccctCATAGCTGCTCACGAAAAAGTAATCTGCACCAACACCTGCGtacccacacaggtgagaggccatttcagtgtgctttgtgccctcagagcttcaCAGACAAGTCTGCATTGAAGAGTCATGTGCGCACCCACACAAACGAGAGACCATTTCAGTGCCTTtcatgccctcggagcttctcacGCAAGTCCACACTGAAGAATCACCAGCGCATCCACACATGCAAGAGATGA
- the LOC119431066 gene encoding zinc finger protein 84-like isoform X3 → MYTGEMPFDCPLCPQSFSRKSSLNRHLDTHTGQRPFQCPSCPQSFSVKSTLKNHVRIHKGERPFQCPACPQSFSNRSTLKNHVRTYTGKRPFQCPSCPQSCLQKSTLKKHVLIHTGEKPFHCPQCPQSFSRMSILKDHLRTHTGERPFQCPSCPQRFSHKFVLKNHVRIHTGERPFQCPSCPHSFSQKSHLDKHLRTHTGERPFRCALCPQDFSHKYALKNHVRTHTGERPFQCPSCPQSFSLKFTLKNHVRTHTGERPFQCPSCPQSFSRKSILKNHLRTHTGERPFQCPACPHSCSRKSNLHQHLRTHTGERPFQCALCPQSFTDKSALKSHVRTHTNERPFQCLSCPRSFSRKSTLKNHQRIHTCKR, encoded by the exons ATGTACACAGGCGAGATGCCATTTGATTGTCCgttatgccctcagagcttctcacgaaaGAGTTCTCTAAACCGACACCTGGACACCCACACAGGccagaggccatttcagtgcccttcatgccctcagagcttctcagtGAAGTCTACCCTGAAGAATCATGTGCGCATCCACaaaggcgagaggccatttcaatgccctgcATGTCCTCAGAGCTTCTCAAATAGGTCCACACTGAAAAATCATGTGCGCACCTACACAGGCAAGAGGccgtttcagtgcccttcatgccctcaaagcTGTTTGCAGAAGTCTACTCTGAAGAAACATGTGCTCATCCACACAg gcgagaagccatttcattGCCCTCAATgtcctcagagcttctcacgCATGTCTATACTGAAGgatcacctgcgcacccacacaggtgagaggccatttcagtgtcCTTCGTGCCCTCAGAGGTTCTCGCACAAGTTTGTACTTAAGAATCACGTGCGCATCCACACAGGTGagaggccatttcaatgcccttcgtGCCCTCATAGCTTCTCACAAAAGAGTCATCTGGAcaaacacctgcgcacccacacaggcgagaggccatttcgcTGTGCTTTGTGCCCTCAGGATTTCTCACACAAATATGCATTGAAGAATCatgtgcgcacccacacaggtgagaggccatttcagtgcccttcatgccctcagagcttctcacttAAGTTTACCCTGAAGAATCatgtgcgcacccacacaggtgagaggccatttcaatgcccttcatgccctcagagcttctcacgtAAGTCTATACTGAAGAatcacctgcgcacccacacaggcgagaggccatttcagtgccctgcatgccctCATAGCTGCTCACGAAAAAGTAATCTGCACCAACACCTGCGtacccacacaggtgagaggccatttcagtgtgctttgtgccctcagagcttcaCAGACAAGTCTGCATTGAAGAGTCATGTGCGCACCCACACAAACGAGAGACCATTTCAGTGCCTTtcatgccctcggagcttctcacGCAAGTCCACACTGAAGAATCACCAGCGCATCCACACATGCAAGAGATGA
- the LOC119431066 gene encoding oocyte zinc finger protein XlCOF6-like isoform X4 — MYTGEMPFDCPLCPQSFSRKSSLNRHLDTHTGQRPFQCPSCPQSFSVKSTLKNHVRIHKGERPFQCPACPQSFSNRSTLKNHVRTYTGKRPFQCPSCPQSCLQKSTLKKHVLIHTGERPFQCPACPQSFLDKSTLRRHVHIHTGEKPFHCPQCPQSFSRMSILKDHLRTHTGERPFQCPSCPQRFSHKFVLKNHVRIHTGERPFQCPSCPHSFSQKSHLDKHLRTHTGERPFRCALCPQDFSHKYALKNHVRTHTGERPFQCPSCPQSFSRKSILKNHLRTHTGERPFQCPACPHSCSRKSNLHQHLRTHTGERPFQCALCPQSFTDKSALKSHVRTHTNERPFQCLSCPRSFSRKSTLKNHQRIHTCKR, encoded by the exons ATGTACACAGGCGAGATGCCATTTGATTGTCCgttatgccctcagagcttctcacgaaaGAGTTCTCTAAACCGACACCTGGACACCCACACAGGccagaggccatttcagtgcccttcatgccctcagagcttctcagtGAAGTCTACCCTGAAGAATCATGTGCGCATCCACaaaggcgagaggccatttcaatgccctgcATGTCCTCAGAGCTTCTCAAATAGGTCCACACTGAAAAATCATGTGCGCACCTACACAGGCAAGAGGccgtttcagtgcccttcatgccctcaaagcTGTTTGCAGAAGTCTACTCTGAAGAAACATGTGCTCATCCACACAggtgagaggccatttcagtgccctgcatgTCCTCAGAGCTTCTTGGACAAGTCCACACTAAGAAGGCATGTGCacatccacacaggcgagaagccatttcattGCCCTCAATgtcctcagagcttctcacgCATGTCTATACTGAAGgatcacctgcgcacccacacaggtgagaggccatttcagtgtcCTTCGTGCCCTCAGAGGTTCTCGCACAAGTTTGTACTTAAGAATCACGTGCGCATCCACACAGGTGagaggccatttcaatgcccttcgtGCCCTCATAGCTTCTCACAAAAGAGTCATCTGGAcaaacacctgcgcacccacacaggcgagaggccatttcgcTGTGCTTTGTGCCCTCAGGATTTCTCACACAAATATGCATTGAAGAATCatgtgcgcacccacacag gtgagaggccatttcaatgcccttcatgccctcagagcttctcacgtAAGTCTATACTGAAGAatcacctgcgcacccacacaggcgagaggccatttcagtgccctgcatgccctCATAGCTGCTCACGAAAAAGTAATCTGCACCAACACCTGCGtacccacacaggtgagaggccatttcagtgtgctttgtgccctcagagcttcaCAGACAAGTCTGCATTGAAGAGTCATGTGCGCACCCACACAAACGAGAGACCATTTCAGTGCCTTtcatgccctcggagcttctcacGCAAGTCCACACTGAAGAATCACCAGCGCATCCACACATGCAAGAGATGA
- the LOC119431066 gene encoding zinc finger protein 84-like isoform X1, translating to MYTGEMPFDCPLCPQSFSRKSSLNRHLDTHTGQRPFQCPSCPQSFSVKSTLKNHVRIHKGERPFQCPACPQSFSNRSTLKNHVRTYTGKRPFQCPSCPQSCLQKSTLKKHVLIHTGERPFQCPACPQSFLDKSTLRRHVHIHTGEKPFHCPQCPQSFSRMSILKDHLRTHTGERPFQCPSCPQRFSHKFVLKNHVRIHTGERPFQCPSCPHSFSQKSHLDKHLRTHTGERPFRCALCPQDFSHKYALKNHVRTHTGERPFQCPSCPQSFSLKFTLKNHVRTHTGERPFQCPSCPQSFSRKSILKNHLRTHTGERPFQCPACPHSCSRKSNLHQHLRTHTGERPFQCALCPQSFTDKSALKSHVRTHTNERPFQCLSCPRSFSRKSTLKNHQRIHTCKR from the coding sequence ATGTACACAGGCGAGATGCCATTTGATTGTCCgttatgccctcagagcttctcacgaaaGAGTTCTCTAAACCGACACCTGGACACCCACACAGGccagaggccatttcagtgcccttcatgccctcagagcttctcagtGAAGTCTACCCTGAAGAATCATGTGCGCATCCACaaaggcgagaggccatttcaatgccctgcATGTCCTCAGAGCTTCTCAAATAGGTCCACACTGAAAAATCATGTGCGCACCTACACAGGCAAGAGGccgtttcagtgcccttcatgccctcaaagcTGTTTGCAGAAGTCTACTCTGAAGAAACATGTGCTCATCCACACAggtgagaggccatttcagtgccctgcatgTCCTCAGAGCTTCTTGGACAAGTCCACACTAAGAAGGCATGTGCacatccacacaggcgagaagccatttcattGCCCTCAATgtcctcagagcttctcacgCATGTCTATACTGAAGgatcacctgcgcacccacacaggtgagaggccatttcagtgtcCTTCGTGCCCTCAGAGGTTCTCGCACAAGTTTGTACTTAAGAATCACGTGCGCATCCACACAGGTGagaggccatttcaatgcccttcgtGCCCTCATAGCTTCTCACAAAAGAGTCATCTGGAcaaacacctgcgcacccacacaggcgagaggccatttcgcTGTGCTTTGTGCCCTCAGGATTTCTCACACAAATATGCATTGAAGAATCatgtgcgcacccacacaggtgagaggccatttcagtgcccttcatgccctcagagcttctcacttAAGTTTACCCTGAAGAATCatgtgcgcacccacacaggtgagaggccatttcaatgcccttcatgccctcagagcttctcacgtAAGTCTATACTGAAGAatcacctgcgcacccacacaggcgagaggccatttcagtgccctgcatgccctCATAGCTGCTCACGAAAAAGTAATCTGCACCAACACCTGCGtacccacacaggtgagaggccatttcagtgtgctttgtgccctcagagcttcaCAGACAAGTCTGCATTGAAGAGTCATGTGCGCACCCACACAAACGAGAGACCATTTCAGTGCCTTtcatgccctcggagcttctcacGCAAGTCCACACTGAAGAATCACCAGCGCATCCACACATGCAAGAGATGA